From the Lactuca sativa cultivar Salinas chromosome 9, Lsat_Salinas_v11, whole genome shotgun sequence genome, the window aaaattttcgaTGTAGCATACATATTTTCCTATATATAATCTTATAAATTTCTTTAAACCAATAAAATTCAAACGAAATTTAATAATACCTATATAAATGCAtaaattatacatgtttttaacaTATAATCtaaataaatacatataattattaACATAATGGAAACTTACATATAAAAAATGCATCTCATCACCGCTATCTGAAGATATTTCCAGTTTTGGTGGTGTCTGGAATGCTGGTAATTCAAAATGAGAGAGTTCGAAATGAAATCCGAAACGAGTTAAATGTATTTATAGGAGGACCATATTTTCGGTCAGATCCATTACCCATAAATGCACCGAATACAAAATCGGGTTCGAAGTGACCCATTTCAGACCAAGTGgtcattttgatatatatatatatatatatatatatatcaaaataacaTTAAAAAGTAGTTAGGTTACTCAATTTCCCTTAAAAATATGATCaattaattgattttttattAAAGAGCAAAATCGGTAGTTTACTTTGTAAAATTTAAACTTGAGAAGAAGTCACGTGGCAAAAATGATTCATTTATTAAGATAAATATGATCTGTTAATTGATTTTTCATTAACAGGCAAAATCGGCATTTCACTTTGTAAAATTTTAAGTTTGAGAATGAATCACGTGGCAAGAATAATCCATTTATTAAGATATGGAGATGCATACTTTGGGTTGAATGCGTTTGAATGAACCAACAAATGGTTACAAGACAAGCAATTATTTATTGTAGTTTACGAACCGATAGAGATGTCTTCCACTCAAATTTCACAGTTAGGTTGTCCGGTATGGTTGACTAGAGGACACGTGACGTCCTACATGGCTAACCAACCCATGCATGAACACCGCCCCTGAGTCTAATGGCTTGGTTGTGATGTGGTACTGAAGACAGATGAAGACGACCAATTTGATTGGTTCTTTTTTCTTTCCCTCACATTCTCTCTTCTTTTTGTCTCTTCACTACCTCTCCACTAGTGAACACAATTTCTACAACGTAATAGATTGGTTGTGGAATGGTTAAATAATGACATGACATCATCTTCACTCACAAATCACGTATGAGAATACCCTTCAACCTTACATATGTAccacaaattaaaaataaaaaatagaagcTATTATTGTGGAATTGCAAACACAAGGTCATCTACTAGAATTAAGAGTGCACACATACTATAATATCGTACAACTTTAAAACAAGAATATATGTGGTTCACACAATTAAAATAATCATGCTAGGTCCATAATTTCTATTAATTTCATAACATGATGTTTACACTTTCATTAAGGTCTATATATAGACCTAATATAACCTAGGTTTTTTACTTCGATCAAAAATATACATGCAGACAAGGTCGATGGAGCATGACCCATTGCTAAATCTCATAATAAACAATAGTAACAGCAGTCCAACACATATGGTTATTGTCACTCTAGCCCAACAAAGTTACGTATAATGGTTTAAATGGTCCATCGTGATTATTTTTTgcgttttaagggcttaaacttGTTAATGACCGATTGAGAAAGTCACCTTACCCAATTTAGCAGGTTAACCTGCCTCGTCACTTGCCATGTATACGTATGAGGTAACTCACTGAGTCAATACCGAGTTGACTTGATGACACATAAGCTGGCACATGCAGATTAGTAATTATCGCCTTTAATGTCCACCAACACCCCAACAACCTTTCACTGTCGATTCGATTGAGTCCCAGGCACAAGTTTCGAATTATAAGGGGACATACGCATGTGGGGTTTGAAGTAAAACAAATCTGAAACTTGTTTACCATTTTCGGGCAAACAATCTTGTGGAAGAACCCTTAAAAAGCAACAATGTCGGCTCCACCACCTTCACCCAACTCTATAAATTCTGGTGAAGACATCAACTACAATGTGCTCCACTCAATCTTCTGTGATTGTAGTCCGAAGATTACAGAAAACCAAACTGAAATGAAAAAGGTTGAAGGAGCAGCTAGGACAAGAGTATATCGTTTGCAGGATCGACCACATCAGTCTCCAGCATAAGCTGGATGACCATGATCAGAAGTTTAAAGTCGTTGGTGTTGCTCTGGGTGGCATGATGTTGGGGATGCTCTTGTTGCTGGTTGTTGTGCTCCATTTCCTTGTTAAGCTTTGGTGATGGGTTGATCTGCAGCTAAGGTGGTTAATGGTTAAGAAGGTTATTAGTATGTAGTGTTCGTGTGTCTTAattttttcttcttttatttCTGTTTATTTTGGCGAAATATGTAAAAGTCCTGTCTTAATGACAGACATTTTGTAAGTGAAATCGAATGATTAATGAAAGACCTATCAAAATGATAGGCGTTTTGTAAAGTTGTCTGATGTTCTTTGCCGATTGTTTTTTATCTGAAATAGTTCTAAAGTTTGATAAACGGATCTGTTGAAAGTGTAATAGTGGGGGTAATATAGTCTTTTACACAGTGGGGGTAATATAGTCTTTTTTATGCACTGCTCCTTCATATATACCTTCTTGCATTCATTCTAGCACATTGTTTTCTTCTTCAAATACTCTTCACTGTGAAGGTACATAATGAAGAACATGGAATGTGGATGTGGAGCTGAGGCTATAATAAGAACATCTTGTGCTACCAATAACCTAGAAAAATGCCCTTTTATGCATGCCCGAAAAAGGTAATTTACCAGTTATTCAAATTTTGATGTTAACCCTACTTTTTTAAGATGTGTTAATTGAAGCAAAAACTTGGAATCAGGATGCTCGTTCAGGTTTTATAGCTTGGGTTGATGAAATGGAGTGCAACAATGAAGTTTTGATCATAAATGGGTTGTATAAGTCCAACAAAAAGCTTCAAGCTGAGGTCTTTAAGTTGAAGGTTTACCTAGTATGTAGTTGggtatttttttatgtttaatcATGTACAAGTTGTAATGAAGGTCAATTGGACCAGTTGTCTTGTAATGCACTTTGATGTCTTTTGAAACTTGTAATGTACTTTATTTCCTTTAAGTTGTTATGTAATCTGTAATGTACTCTATTTAATTGAAGTGGTTATATTTGGGGTTTGATGTGTTTTGTATGTACGAAATATGAACAATCAAATTAAACAAAGTTAACACTTAAATCCAACCAaacacaacaaatttaaaacataaCAACTTGTCCAATTCCAAACTTAATAACCTACTACATCCCAATAACAAACTTAACACTTAAATCCAACCAAACACAACCAAGTTAAAAGATAACAACTAAAACAAAATAAGATCCTAATCATTAAGCTCCAATGGGTTTGCACTTGTTTCTCCTTTCCCAACTTTGCCCTTCACCCTCTTAGCAAGTTTCATCTTTATGATTCTCTCTGATTTCTTTCTTTTAGATATCCTTCCAGCAGCAACAACTGTTGCTCCTTGACCCTTTTGCCCTTCGTAAACTGATTTTGCTccttgaccattttgcccttcatTGACACCTCCTGCTCcttcacctttctcttttccattGACACCTCCTGCTCCTTCACCTTTTTCATTGACCCCTCCTGCTGCTTCACCTTTTCCATTGACACCTGTTTTCCTTTTTTTAACATTTAGTTTGGGCCTCCTGCCAACTTTAGGTTTTTGCACTTGAGGTCTTTCAGCTTGAGGACATGTGACCTTGTTATGCCCCACATTTTTACAAACACTGCATGATATTTTTTTCCCTGCCTTAGATACAGTGTGCCTTAGTAGCTTCTCTGATGCATCTCTTCTTTTGTTAACCTTTGGTCTACCTGACATTCTTCTCTTCATTGGTGGAAAAGGTGGTATGAAGTCAGTAGGTGGCCACATGTTGCTACCATTCATCCCCTGAATTAGATACTTATAGGTGTTCTTGTAGACTACTCCATAGAACATTGTATCAGCATAACCACCAACATCTTTATTGAGGAATGATATAGTTGCAACTGAATGCACACGTCcatacccattaagttgccacacTCTACAAGTGCAAGTCTTCTTGTCCAGGTCAACAGCATAGGACTCAGCCATGTTTCTTGTTTCAAATTGGTTAAGACCACTTGGTAAAACCTGCCAATACCTAGTGTAGACATAACATAAGtaattatgtgacatccccaaaatcacggccagaaaagaccggtttgtttatgctttgtttaaaaatcagagttacattttaaatgaaagtgttgcggaatttgtcccaaaacaaaaatatgataaagatttatcaaaagcatttccatagaaatgtatttcattaaaagactcgggatgtcatgttcgtacagatcaaaagcataaacagtacaatataagccttactacattatttcatatctacaggcctatatccgtaatccctcgtctaaaacatcacacctatgctcatgcgccactacctgtaatacataaaactgagtgggtcaggcttgggagcctggtgagcacatagggttttcaacccacaataaataagtttattaatttcatcgatcaacaataacccgattacccgttcccgttatcctcactttacgtccctaaacacctatcataagggacctagcctaaggatcatcatcgggacggacactactgctaaggggattcctcagcaataaatgtcctaaaggcaaccatgtgggggatggagtacaccggtgaacatatcgttcacaaacacctacaggttgcgagtctgctagtgttccactggactgtctagaagagtccgtggtcgtcatccatactccgctagatgacagaatcaacaacatcaacatcgaggcctctcatcattttatcacacatcacctattgcatctacccatgttttaccccaacattttcgtagatataaaatacatatacagtttaaatcattgaaaacatgtataacaacgttcatctagcatagatagcaagtattcagataatatgcacacatagcacgtaatttatataaaatacttcatatctatgtgtaagttgaaagtaactatgcactcacttgttaaggtgatgattccaaaatcgggcagcgcttgcttctaacgattctattttccttcgacgaaacctagcattattatcgctaaattttagtctaatatttaccgtgaccaactattagtcttaatattattattattatataagcgttaaacaatattttccaaccactatgtacagataggggccagacataaaacaccggagggcaggaccattttggcatatagcacttctgaaatccaacaaccctatgcggccctttaaaccagattccccgtaccgcgagtagttaaaaaatatattataacgacacttatataagttataataatagctcaaatatttattataagttcataataacaatactaattttaaatataagctatattaaaataaggtaagcataacttacttacaagggggttttagctaggagtcgggctctacaggggcagaacttcgtcgctgaatctttctaagaaagattcgtgcagcgcttcagcgctcaccttactatactaagctacaaaaagagaagtcgaatcacgagggaccgaaatgctcgggggataaggagagaaagactcttgaatcaagagaatggtgcaagaaatatgagagcccaaggctcttatttatactaattgaattttcaaaaactacccgccataattacttaatgaccttttagttatataaacaactaaacacccctctataatactattataaatggatttaatgatatttgtactaaactaatgtcgaaagaactcaacattagtcttataatgaccgcatcgtcgatacctttctaatgatatatacatatgtatatatatatatatatatatatatatatatatatatatatatatatatatatatatatatgtacgtatacatgatttatactttattttaatacgtaaatatgctattatgatttgtaactcgttcatacgaactccgtttttgacgttctttatatccacgcgtaggtgaagacgtactctacaactttcgtttagactccgtcggctaattttgactttatttttaaagttatatttttaacaagccgggacaggattggtctgtttaaaatctcataacttattcatacgaagtcagatttgggcgttctttttatcgatgttcttagtttaacatattctacgactttcgtttagatcactaaggctaaatctcgctctatcataaattcactattcacgcttcccggtatcgtgccggttctgtcgtgaaacttcgacgggtcatatgCAGAAGTTTAAACGTACAATATCTCTCATTAACTACTGTGCACACGTTACAATGAAATGACCTTATTGAATATGACATGGAATGCCAGGTAGGATGGGGTCACCGGTTGACCCCTTCATTTTTCCAAGATTGCCCTTTTAAACCAACAAATAACAAGTTTATGCccttaaaatgcaaaaaatagtCACGAGGGAACATTTAAACCATTATACGGAACTTTGTTGGGCTAGAGTGACAATAACCCCAACACAAATTACAAAACTCAACATCATAAGGCACCATTTGTTACACAATACATGACCTAACATGACAAATTATACTGATATTTAATGGACCGAGACTCAGATTGACATCAActgaagaaaaaagaaaatatacTGATATTTATTGGACTGAGCCTAAGATTGGCATCAATCgaagaaaaagaaaatacataGCCTATCGGGCAAATAAACTACCTACACCTACCACGAATTGAAAAAAATAACACATCAACtctaaaaaaacataaatgacaacttccacccctcaacaaaacttcCAATGATTATCACAATTCACACACGTGACAAAAGTCGTCATCGGCTCATCCGCACTTCGTGTCTGCAACTGATAATACGTACACTTCCGTTTCCCACACCTTCCACACCTAAACTGATCCGTAGTCGCCTTCGGTGGGCCCCCACGTTCACAGTCAAACATCGCCTTTTCTTTTATCTTCACATTCTCCATTTGTCTTTCTGTACTCGCCATTTCTTCAGGAGTCAACTCCAAAATTCTCTCCGGCTTCACATGTCCCAACAATATTTTCCTTCTGAAATCCGGATTTTTCGGATCTTTTACATTGAACATTATCGATCGGTATTTAAACTTGTGGGATCCGTTTGATTTCCCCCATTTTTCAAACATTGCTGACTCAACCAATACAGCCACCCGATATGGATCACAACCATTGATTTCATTCTTTGAATCCTCATCAGCTTCTGTGGAAACTTTGCATAATGCTTCGGCTAAAAGTTCACGGATTTTATCGCGGATGGGATCTTTGCAGTAGACGAGAGAATTCATCTTTGGGGGACCAGAATTGTtcgttttgtttatgtttttttcgACCTTCGCATCCTCTGTCTTTGGAAGTTTGACGGAATTGGTCCTTTGAGTTTTCTTTTCGGATATTTTCGACCCATGTTCTGATTTTGGAGATTCTTTGGTgtctgagttgttgttgttgttctttaaTGTTTCTTTAACTATTATGCCTTTCCAGGTCTCGACTAGTTCAGACGCTAGTGATTGGATCTTTTTTCTTGGGTGTTTTGTTAATTGACGAAGACGTTTCCCTACCTGAAAAAAGTCACATTTTTGTAAATATTAGAGTGTATtatatttttggtccttaagtttAGCTGTTTTTTTGGAATATTAGTCCCAAAAAGTTttcttgcaattttggtccctatttgaggttcttgtaacacatttagtccttattccaaataaatatgattatttttggTCACCGCATATAGCTAATTTGTGCAATATTGGTCCCATAATTATCGTTACTTGGAACATAGTTGAAAAACATCAGAAAAACCATGGATAAAGGCCAAACTTGCACAAGAAaacttttttttaccaaaaaaaaaaatcagcaatatggggaccaaaaatgtaaaataaTCTAAATATGAACAGTTGAACACAAAAGTGGGGTAAATCCAAATGCAATCCACATTACCTACTTTTCTAATCAGGCTAATATCAAATTAAGCAACATAAGTTTTCGAGTAAAGTACAAACTTGATCCTTGTGCataaccaaaaatgacaaattttGCCCAAATTTTTAGATTGTCTCAGTTTTGTCCTTATGTTTGCATTTTGTTGCAGATATGACCCTTATTCCATATAGAATGACTTAAAAGATTTGTACTACACGAAATACAAACTAAGGATGACATTGGAACAGTTTCAAATTTTGAACCGATTTTGCAATTCTGTGTAAAGcatagggaccaaatttgcaatttaCTCTAAGTGTTCCTAAAATCTAATTGAAATTGGGGTAAATCCGAATCGAGATTTTTACTTCTAGCCTCTAAATCGAAAACTGGTTTGTTCACAAGGACTTATTTGTTTAATTCGTTCTTTCTCATATGAAATTTTGTTTCAATAAGATAGCATGTACGTAACATTGCAATGAAATACGATATAGCATGTACTTGACATTGCAATGAAATCACAAATCCAAAGCATCAACTTTTCATATATATACTTTCGTTCATATGGTTTACATCATCTCCACTCACAATTTGAAGAAAACCTAATCCTAAAATATAATCATAATTCATATAAAAAACTAAACGTACCTGAGTAGAAACAAGGATTTGATAGTTAACAGGAAATTTCTTAAGCACTTTCAAAGCGTCGAGACATCGATCTTCCTCCGGCGAAGATTCCGCGCCTCCGCCTCCGCCTCCAACAGCCGCGGCGTCCGCTGCTTTTTTCGCCGAATCGAACAGTTCAATTAGCTCCTTCTCCATTGCCTATCGCTTCATTAACAAAATGGAGAATGGCCCGGCGAGTGTTTGGTAGTATGGAGAGGGGAAGAGAAACTGGACGTTGATCTACACCGGTGAGTTGATCGGACGATGGAGAAGGAGGAGAGGATCCTTGAAGTTCGAGAGCTTTTTGGACGATACACGTGCAAGAGGTTGGTAATGAGAGGATAGATAGCCGCATGTAATTTTGTAAATTTGGTGGTTAGGGTTTTGGCCGTTGTTGACGGTGGAAAGGTTAAACGATTTGCACGTGAGATTGGTTGTTGGTGCCACGTGATCTGCTTATT encodes:
- the LOC111885382 gene encoding transcription elongation factor TFIIS translates to MEKELIELFDSAKKAADAAAVGGGGGGAESSPEEDRCLDALKVLKKFPVNYQILVSTQVGKRLRQLTKHPRKKIQSLASELVETWKGIIVKETLKNNNNNSDTKESPKSEHGSKISEKKTQRTNSVKLPKTEDAKVEKNINKTNNSGPPKMNSLVYCKDPIRDKIRELLAEALCKVSTEADEDSKNEINGCDPYRVAVLVESAMFEKWGKSNGSHKFKYRSIMFNVKDPKNPDFRRKILLGHVKPERILELTPEEMASTERQMENVKIKEKAMFDCERGGPPKATTDQFRCGRCGKRKCTYYQLQTRSADEPMTTFVTCVNCDNHWKFC